The Rugosibacter aromaticivorans region CCACCTGGTGCTGCGCCTTCACGAGGACGCCATGACCGTAGCCCCCGCGCCTCTGCAACGCCCACCCCGGGTGATTTTCCACGTATCTCAGGCAATGAGCAACGCGCGCGTGATGGTGAGCGCCGCGCTATTTTAGAAAAGGAACTGAATAGTGAGCTTGAAAATTTAGCCAAAGCCCGGAAGCTTGCGGCCACCGCCGGCGCTTCACCAAATGTCCAGGCGCAGCGTGATACAGCCGCATTGCATGAGCGTAACATCAAGGCGCTACAAAAAGAGATTGGCAACTTACGCTGATTAAGGTTTCTGGTGCGCTTCTTGCTCACCCTTGCTTGAGTATTTATTCTCGCAATTAAAAACCGGTACTGCTTTACTCTTTTAAAAACGATGAATTTGCCTGCTCCCCTCGCCGTTGGCGGTCTCGATTTGCTGTCATCAGCAGTGGTGTTGGTTGATGAGCACCGGGTTGTTCGCTATGCCAATCCGTCAGCAGAAAATCTGTTTGCCATTAGTTCGCGATTGCTGGTTGGTCAATCTTTAAAAAAACTGCTGGGCGAGCCTGCCGGACTTGTCGCTGCATTGAATAGTGCCCTGGCTAATCAATGGAGTTACACCAGCCATAACATTCCGATTACTTTATCTTCTGAAACCTTGCATGTTGATTGCACGGTGACGCCTGTCATGCTGGAGGGTGCGCAATTGTTGCTTGAGGTGCGGCCGATCGATCAGCAACTGAAAGCCACCCGAGAAGAGCAGCTCGCTCAGCAGCAACAGGCGAATCGCGAGCTGGTGAGAAATCTCGCGCATGAGATTAAAAATCCGCTGGGGGGTATTCGCGGTTCAGCGCAATTGCTTGAGCGTGAGTTGGGCAATGACCAGCTAAAAGAATATACCCGGGTGATTATTGAAGAGGTCGATCGTCTGCAGGATTTAATGCAGCGCCTGCTTTCTTCGCACCGTGCGATGCAGCCCACGCTGGTTAACATCCACGAGATTCTCGAGCGCGTGCGGCGGCTAATCCATGCCGAATATCCCGATGTGCATGTCCAGCGTGACTACGATACCTCATTACCCGACCTTACCGGGGATCGTGAGCAGTTGATCCAGGCCGTGCTCAATATTGCGCGTAATGC contains the following coding sequences:
- a CDS encoding DUF4124 domain-containing protein — its product is MKTIYLHCVSFGAHGQTFQAFLLRRMLYFSLGAAVLAPLAVHAGTFYKCTGASGKILFTNTQQQGGKTTCVVLFQQREPPGAAPSRGRHDRSPRASATPTPGDFPRISGNEQRARDGERRAILEKELNSELENLAKARKLAATAGASPNVQAQRDTAALHERNIKALQKEIGNLR
- the glnL gene encoding nitrogen regulation protein NR(II) — encoded protein: MNLPAPLAVGGLDLLSSAVVLVDEHRVVRYANPSAENLFAISSRLLVGQSLKKLLGEPAGLVAALNSALANQWSYTSHNIPITLSSETLHVDCTVTPVMLEGAQLLLEVRPIDQQLKATREEQLAQQQQANRELVRNLAHEIKNPLGGIRGSAQLLERELGNDQLKEYTRVIIEEVDRLQDLMQRLLSSHRAMQPTLVNIHEILERVRRLIHAEYPDVHVQRDYDTSLPDLTGDREQLIQAVLNIARNAAQAMHDKGEIIFSTRAARQVILAKKHYQLALEVRVTDNGPGIPAHLQDKIFYPLVSGRENGSGLGLTIAQSFVQQHGGTVEVTSRPGHTCFTLMLPLALRPHTKENIS